The following are encoded in a window of Rhizobium sp. WYJ-E13 genomic DNA:
- a CDS encoding flagellin — translation MTSINTNSSAQAALQTLRNVNQGLNTTQNHVSTGYRVGKASDNAAYWSIATTMRSDNKALSAVSDALGLGAAKVDTGYTAMDSAIDVVGEIKAKLVAATENGVDKAKVQEEIKQLQDQLVSVAQSASFSGENWVAGANGTTKSVVSSFVRDGSNGVSVKMTDYVLNNTSVGNVLFGMSGGQIETSTGILGTSYGATGSVYGMDITNFTQGQLATALTTVENALKAMTSAGAKLGSISTRITMQDDFVSALSDSLDSGIGRLVDANMEEESSRLSALQTQQQLAIQSLSIANSSSQNILSLFR, via the coding sequence ATGACGAGCATTAACACGAACTCTTCCGCCCAGGCCGCTCTCCAGACGCTGCGCAACGTCAACCAGGGCCTCAACACCACGCAGAACCACGTTTCCACGGGTTACCGCGTCGGCAAGGCGTCCGACAACGCTGCCTACTGGTCGATCGCGACGACCATGCGTTCGGACAACAAGGCTCTTTCGGCCGTTTCCGACGCTCTCGGCCTCGGCGCTGCCAAGGTTGACACCGGTTACACCGCCATGGACAGCGCCATCGACGTCGTCGGCGAAATCAAGGCCAAGCTCGTTGCCGCGACTGAAAACGGCGTCGACAAGGCGAAGGTCCAGGAAGAAATCAAACAGCTGCAGGACCAGCTGGTAAGCGTCGCTCAGTCGGCTTCCTTCTCCGGTGAAAACTGGGTTGCCGGTGCTAACGGCACCACGAAGAGCGTTGTTTCTTCCTTCGTTCGCGACGGTTCGAACGGCGTTTCCGTCAAGATGACCGACTACGTCCTGAACAACACCTCGGTCGGCAACGTTCTGTTCGGCATGAGCGGCGGCCAGATCGAAACCTCCACGGGTATCCTTGGTACGTCCTACGGCGCGACCGGTTCGGTCTACGGCATGGACATCACCAACTTTACCCAGGGTCAGCTCGCAACGGCTCTGACGACCGTTGAAAACGCCCTGAAGGCGATGACCTCTGCCGGTGCAAAGCTCGGCTCGATCTCGACCCGCATCACGATGCAGGACGATTTCGTTTCCGCTCTGTCCGACTCGCTCGACTCCGGTATCGGCCGCCTCGTCGACGCCAACATGGAAGAAGAGTCCTCCAGGCTCTCTGCTCTGCAGACGCAGCAGCAGCTGGCGATCCAGTCGCTCTCGATCGCCAACTCCTCTTCGCAGAACATCCTGTCGCTCTTCCGCTAA
- a CDS encoding flagellar hook protein FlgE → MSIFGSMKTAVSGMNAQANRLSTVSDNIANVNTTGYKAVSTAFSSLVLPSGAGNYNSGGVSTTVRQAVSDQGDISYTTSGYDLAISGDGFFIVQGADNVPVLTRAGDFTKDDNGNLVNSAGFTLMGYPWGASAPAVVVNGFDGLVPINVLGDQKLEAVPTANGTWTGNLKPGAKIVTVPANLPSANAATATTDTQKYSIVTYDKLGSKVMYDIYYTRVPDPAAGTTQWEMAVYRNADKATTGTSSFPYSSAAVNVTTIQFNDKGQMTVPAAPSTTNIVDPTTGLTISMKLDLSQVGDNFSGSGNVDGQGANSPVDITIDADGIVYSKYDDGSTKPVFQIPLANVPSPDLLTLMSGNVYSANGKSGVTVTGFPQTSGFGKIQSGALEGSNVDLAGELTEMIESQRSYTANSKVFQTGSDLMDVLVNLKR, encoded by the coding sequence ATGAGCATTTTCGGCAGCATGAAGACGGCAGTATCGGGGATGAACGCGCAGGCAAACCGCCTCAGCACCGTCTCCGATAACATCGCGAACGTTAACACCACCGGTTACAAAGCTGTTTCGACCGCGTTCTCGTCGCTGGTCCTGCCATCAGGCGCCGGCAACTACAACTCGGGCGGTGTTTCAACGACGGTTCGCCAGGCCGTTTCCGACCAGGGTGATATCTCCTACACGACCTCGGGCTACGACCTCGCCATTTCCGGCGACGGCTTCTTCATCGTTCAGGGTGCCGATAACGTTCCGGTCCTGACGCGCGCCGGCGACTTCACCAAGGACGACAACGGCAACCTCGTCAACTCGGCCGGCTTCACGCTGATGGGCTATCCGTGGGGCGCTTCGGCTCCGGCCGTCGTCGTCAACGGCTTTGACGGCCTCGTTCCGATCAACGTTCTCGGCGACCAGAAGCTGGAAGCGGTTCCGACTGCGAACGGTACATGGACCGGCAACCTGAAGCCCGGCGCAAAGATTGTGACGGTTCCGGCCAACCTGCCAAGCGCAAACGCCGCCACGGCGACCACGGACACGCAGAAGTATTCGATAGTCACCTATGACAAGCTCGGCAGCAAGGTGATGTACGACATCTACTATACGAGGGTTCCCGATCCTGCAGCGGGCACGACCCAGTGGGAAATGGCGGTCTACCGCAATGCCGATAAGGCGACGACGGGCACCAGCTCGTTCCCCTATTCCTCGGCGGCGGTCAATGTCACCACTATCCAGTTCAACGACAAAGGTCAGATGACGGTCCCGGCGGCTCCGTCGACGACAAACATCGTCGATCCGACGACGGGCCTCACCATCAGCATGAAGCTCGATCTCTCCCAGGTCGGCGACAATTTCTCGGGTTCGGGTAATGTCGACGGACAGGGCGCGAATTCGCCGGTCGATATCACAATCGATGCCGACGGTATCGTCTACTCCAAGTATGACGATGGCAGCACCAAGCCGGTCTTCCAGATTCCGCTCGCCAACGTTCCAAGCCCGGACCTGCTGACGCTGATGTCGGGGAACGTTTACTCCGCCAACGGCAAGTCCGGCGTGACCGTCACCGGTTTCCCGCAGACCAGCGGCTTCGGCAAGATTCAGTCGGGCGCCCTCGAAGGCTCGAACGTCGACCTCGCCGGTGAGCTGACCGAAATGATCGAATCCCAGCGCAGCTACACCGCCAACTCCAAGGTGTTCCAGACGGGTTCCGATCTCATGGACGTTCTCGTCAACCTCAAGCGTTAA
- a CDS encoding lytic transglycosylase domain-containing protein: MRTLLLSMLAAAALAASTSSVSASTGACEREIQSAAAKYGIPEGILYSVGLTETGRKGSLYPYAMNVEGKALFPSSEQAALRQFDTASRGGAKLIDIGCMQINHYFHGENFSSVEEMFDPHRNVEYAAKFLRNLHDRHETWTMAVARYHAGPNNNPAQKQYVCRVIANLVATGYGKWTPNASNFCEN, from the coding sequence TTGAGAACGCTTCTGCTGTCGATGCTGGCAGCAGCCGCTCTGGCAGCGTCTACCTCTAGCGTATCGGCCTCCACAGGCGCCTGTGAGCGTGAAATTCAGTCTGCAGCGGCCAAATACGGGATTCCCGAGGGAATTCTCTATTCGGTCGGATTGACGGAAACCGGGCGCAAGGGATCGCTCTATCCCTATGCCATGAACGTGGAAGGGAAGGCTCTGTTTCCATCCTCCGAGCAGGCCGCGCTGCGGCAGTTCGACACCGCCAGCAGAGGCGGCGCGAAGCTCATCGATATCGGATGTATGCAGATCAATCACTATTTTCACGGCGAAAACTTCAGTTCCGTGGAGGAAATGTTCGATCCTCATCGCAACGTGGAATATGCCGCAAAGTTCTTGCGCAACCTTCACGACCGCCATGAGACATGGACGATGGCGGTAGCAAGGTACCACGCAGGACCGAACAACAATCCGGCGCAGAAGCAGTATGTCTGCCGCGTCATCGCAAATCTGGTTGCCACCGGCTACGGCAAGTGGACTCCCAATGCGAGCAATTTCTGCGAAAATTAA
- a CDS encoding flagellin has product MTSINTNNAAMAALQTLRGINQGLNKTQDHVSSGFRIGKAADNAAYWSIATTMRSDNKALSAVSDALGLGAAKVDTAYTAMDSAIDVVGEIKAKLVAATENGVDKAKVQEEIDQLQDQLVSIAQSAAFSGENWVAGVNGTTKSVVSSFVRDGSNGVSVKMTDYVLNNTSVGNVMFGMSGGQVETSTGILGTSYGATGSVYGMDITNFTQGQLATALTTVENALKAMTSAGAKLGSITTRIQMQDDFVSALSDSIDSGIGRLVDANMEEESSKLSALQTQQQLAIQSLSIANSSSQNILSLFRG; this is encoded by the coding sequence ATGACGAGCATCAACACCAATAACGCTGCAATGGCAGCACTCCAGACGCTGCGTGGCATCAACCAGGGCCTCAACAAGACCCAGGATCATGTGTCCTCCGGTTTCCGCATCGGCAAGGCTGCCGACAACGCTGCCTACTGGTCGATCGCAACGACCATGCGTTCGGACAACAAGGCTCTTTCGGCCGTTTCCGACGCTCTCGGCCTCGGCGCTGCCAAGGTTGACACTGCCTACACCGCCATGGACAGCGCCATCGACGTCGTCGGCGAAATCAAGGCCAAGCTCGTTGCCGCGACTGAAAACGGCGTCGACAAGGCGAAGGTCCAGGAAGAAATCGATCAGCTGCAGGACCAGCTGGTCAGCATCGCTCAGTCGGCTGCCTTTTCCGGTGAAAACTGGGTTGCTGGTGTCAACGGCACCACGAAGAGCGTTGTTTCTTCCTTCGTTCGCGACGGTTCGAACGGCGTTTCCGTCAAGATGACCGACTACGTCCTAAACAACACCTCGGTCGGCAACGTTATGTTCGGCATGAGTGGTGGCCAGGTCGAAACCTCCACGGGTATCCTTGGTACGTCCTACGGCGCGACCGGTTCGGTCTACGGCATGGACATCACCAACTTTACCCAGGGTCAGCTCGCAACGGCTCTGACGACCGTTGAAAACGCCCTGAAGGCGATGACCTCTGCCGGTGCAAAGCTTGGCTCGATCACCACCCGCATCCAGATGCAGGACGACTTCGTTTCCGCTTTGAGCGATTCGATCGACTCCGGTATCGGCCGCCTCGTCGACGCCAACATGGAAGAAGAGTCCTCCAAGCTCTCTGCCCTGCAGACGCAGCAGCAGCTCGCGATCCAGTCGCTCTCGATCGCCAACTCCTCTTCGCAGAACATCCTGTCGCTCTTCCGCGGCTGA
- a CDS encoding flagellin, which produces MTSILTNVAAMAALQTLRGISNNLQDTQGRVSSGYRVEKAADNAAYWSIATTMRSDNKALSAVSDALGLGAAKVDTAYTAMDNAIDVVSEIKSKIVAATEKGVDKTKVQEEISQLQAQLMSISQSASFSGENWVAGNSTKSVVSTFVRDGNGNVSVKTTDYVLNAASNGNVLFGMTTTGTIDSSTGIIGSSNGTIGSIYTMNITSFGQTEIAMALTAIEAGLEAMTKAASQLGSISNRIELQENFVAALGDSIDSGVGRLVDADMEEESSRLTALQTQQQLAIQSLSIANSSAQNVLTLFRS; this is translated from the coding sequence ATGACAAGCATTTTGACGAACGTCGCGGCTATGGCCGCCCTCCAGACCCTCCGCGGTATCAGCAACAATCTTCAGGATACTCAAGGTCGCGTATCTTCCGGCTATCGCGTTGAAAAGGCGGCAGATAACGCAGCCTATTGGTCGATCGCAACGACCATGCGTTCGGACAACAAGGCCCTCTCGGCCGTCTCCGACGCCCTCGGCCTCGGTGCTGCAAAGGTCGACACGGCTTATACGGCCATGGATAACGCCATCGATGTCGTCAGCGAAATCAAGTCCAAGATCGTCGCCGCAACTGAAAAGGGTGTCGACAAGACCAAGGTCCAGGAAGAAATCAGCCAGCTCCAGGCTCAGCTCATGAGCATCTCGCAGTCGGCTTCCTTCTCCGGTGAGAACTGGGTCGCAGGTAACTCGACCAAGAGCGTCGTTTCCACCTTCGTCCGCGACGGCAACGGCAATGTCTCGGTCAAGACGACCGACTACGTCCTGAACGCGGCTTCCAACGGTAACGTCCTGTTCGGCATGACCACGACCGGCACCATCGATTCGAGCACCGGCATCATCGGCAGTTCCAACGGTACGATCGGCTCGATCTACACCATGAACATCACCTCCTTTGGTCAGACGGAAATCGCTATGGCACTGACGGCAATCGAAGCGGGCCTGGAGGCGATGACGAAGGCAGCCTCTCAGCTTGGCTCCATCTCCAACCGCATCGAGCTGCAGGAGAACTTCGTGGCGGCTCTCGGCGACTCGATCGACTCGGGTGTCGGCCGTCTCGTCGACGCCGACATGGAAGAGGAATCGAGCAGGCTCACGGCACTACAGACGCAGCAGCAGCTGGCGATCCAGTCGCTCTCGATTGCAAACTCCAGCGCTCAGAACGTCCTCACGCTCTTCCGCAGCTAA
- a CDS encoding flagellin: MTVKITNAAAVSALAVLRSITKESTDVQQQISTAKRVATAADDATYWSIASVMRADSTNLGTIGDALGLGAAKVDSTYTAMNSAIDLLGDLRAKLVAAREPGADKDKINAEITEYKNQLQTMVEGTAFAGENWLLNGEPAAPPQWKIIGSFVRAPTGEYQAQTIDFPSSQTILIDRNNANGGLFTKEINGNADGTPVRNYYLLNVNSATPATGTEISISKSTTDSQLTDMLTATDAILKQLTNSAAGIGIMKARIDDQIDYTADLSDAVDKSVGALVDTDMDEASTRQKAIETQKQMAVEAISILNTSASKILILLE, encoded by the coding sequence ATGACCGTCAAGATTACCAACGCGGCCGCGGTGAGTGCGCTGGCAGTGCTGCGCAGCATCACTAAAGAATCAACCGACGTACAGCAGCAGATTTCGACGGCGAAGCGGGTCGCGACTGCGGCCGACGATGCGACCTATTGGTCGATCGCGAGCGTCATGCGTGCCGACAGCACCAATCTCGGCACCATCGGCGATGCTCTTGGCCTCGGCGCCGCAAAGGTCGATTCGACCTATACGGCGATGAATTCCGCCATCGATCTCCTCGGCGATCTCAGAGCCAAGCTGGTCGCGGCGCGTGAGCCCGGCGCCGACAAGGACAAGATCAATGCGGAAATCACGGAGTACAAGAACCAGCTGCAGACGATGGTCGAAGGAACGGCATTCGCCGGCGAAAACTGGCTGTTGAACGGCGAGCCCGCGGCACCCCCGCAGTGGAAGATCATCGGCAGCTTCGTGCGCGCCCCGACAGGCGAGTATCAGGCGCAGACCATCGACTTTCCGTCGTCCCAGACCATTCTGATAGACAGGAACAATGCCAATGGCGGCCTGTTCACCAAGGAGATCAACGGCAATGCCGATGGCACGCCCGTCCGCAATTATTACCTGCTGAACGTAAACTCCGCGACGCCGGCGACCGGCACGGAAATCTCCATCAGCAAGTCGACCACCGACTCGCAGCTTACGGATATGCTGACGGCAACGGACGCCATACTCAAGCAGCTTACGAATTCGGCAGCAGGGATTGGTATCATGAAGGCCCGTATCGACGATCAGATCGACTATACCGCAGACCTGTCCGACGCTGTCGACAAGAGCGTCGGTGCCCTCGTCGACACTGATATGGACGAGGCCTCGACCCGCCAGAAGGCTATCGAAACGCAGAAGCAGATGGCCGTTGAAGCGATCTCCATCCTCAATACATCCGCCAGTAAAATTCTCATCCTGCTCGAATAA
- a CDS encoding winged helix-turn-helix domain-containing protein, with translation MIVVVDERELVKDGYTSLFGREGIPSTGFDPNEFGEWVQTAADSDIAAVEAFLIGQGQRALELPRAIRDRSMAPVIAVSDQPSLENTLALFDCGVDDVVRKPVHPREILARAAAIRRRLKAIANHTDIGAIRVFSDGRDPEINGEVFALPRRERRILEYLIANRGRRVTKTQIFNAIYGIFDEEVEENVVESHISKLRKKLRKKLGVDPVDSKRFLGYCIDWN, from the coding sequence ATGATCGTAGTGGTTGATGAGCGTGAGCTCGTGAAGGATGGTTACACTTCTCTGTTTGGCCGTGAGGGCATTCCCTCGACCGGCTTTGATCCCAATGAATTCGGCGAATGGGTACAGACGGCGGCTGATTCGGATATCGCTGCGGTCGAGGCCTTCCTGATCGGCCAGGGCCAGCGCGCCCTGGAGTTGCCGCGCGCGATCAGGGATCGCTCGATGGCGCCTGTGATCGCTGTCAGCGACCAGCCGTCGCTCGAAAACACGCTTGCCCTTTTCGACTGCGGCGTAGACGACGTTGTACGCAAACCGGTGCATCCGCGTGAGATTCTCGCGCGTGCCGCTGCAATCCGTCGTCGTCTGAAGGCGATCGCCAACCATACCGACATCGGTGCCATCCGCGTCTTCTCCGATGGGCGCGATCCGGAAATCAACGGCGAGGTCTTTGCTCTGCCGCGCCGCGAGCGCCGCATCCTCGAATACTTGATTGCCAATCGTGGCCGTCGCGTCACCAAGACCCAGATCTTCAATGCGATCTACGGCATTTTCGACGAGGAAGTCGAAGAAAACGTCGTCGAAAGCCACATCTCCAAGCTGCGCAAGAAGTTGCGCAAGAAGCTCGGTGTCGATCCGGTCGATTCCAAGCGCTTCCTTGGCTATTGCATTGATTGGAATTGA
- a CDS encoding MotB family protein, producing MSDGENHHHGKNEIIIVKKHGGGDHDGAHGGAWKIAYADFMTAMMAFFLVMWLVNAANEETKASIATYFNPIKLSDEKPTEKGLKKPVDQAEGEQNQEKSKNKEENPNQGKSAADGEDQTSTSGDKTNYSEADFFENPYSVLAEIAQEVGQQANVSAKGDGGAADSGPATGADGGEAYRDPFDPDFWTKQVEVTTAGKPQQPSTLDSQTEPNELANAENSQPSTLLSKDPNSAAVAASAEKQADKKQDKTKDKQADKTRDADKAEDKEEEAKQAEEKQQAKELQQEIAQQIAGVAGKLAEGLTVTASEGGLLVSISDQNDDSMFNIGSAVPRQEMVLAMQKIGAILKQRGGAVAIRGHTDGRQFKGDLNENWRLSMDRAQSAYYMLVRGGLDEKRISQVSGFADRRLKLPEAPYDASNRRIEILVQADQG from the coding sequence ATGAGCGACGGCGAGAACCATCACCACGGTAAGAACGAGATCATCATCGTCAAGAAACATGGCGGTGGAGATCACGATGGCGCCCATGGCGGTGCATGGAAAATTGCCTATGCCGACTTCATGACGGCAATGATGGCCTTCTTCCTCGTCATGTGGCTCGTCAACGCCGCCAACGAGGAAACCAAGGCCTCGATCGCGACCTATTTCAACCCGATCAAACTGTCAGATGAAAAGCCGACCGAGAAGGGCTTGAAGAAGCCTGTCGATCAGGCCGAGGGCGAGCAGAATCAGGAAAAATCGAAGAACAAGGAAGAGAACCCGAACCAGGGCAAGTCTGCAGCCGATGGCGAAGACCAGACCTCGACCTCCGGCGACAAGACCAATTATTCGGAAGCCGATTTCTTCGAAAACCCCTATTCGGTTCTCGCTGAGATTGCCCAGGAAGTCGGCCAGCAGGCGAATGTCAGCGCCAAGGGTGATGGCGGAGCGGCGGATTCAGGCCCGGCGACCGGCGCCGATGGCGGCGAAGCCTATCGCGACCCCTTCGATCCGGATTTTTGGACCAAGCAGGTCGAGGTTACAACCGCCGGCAAGCCGCAGCAGCCTTCGACGCTCGATTCGCAGACCGAGCCGAATGAGCTCGCCAACGCCGAAAATAGCCAGCCCTCCACTCTGCTGAGCAAGGACCCCAATAGCGCTGCCGTCGCCGCCTCGGCAGAAAAGCAGGCCGACAAGAAACAGGACAAGACCAAAGACAAGCAGGCGGACAAGACCAGGGACGCCGACAAGGCCGAAGATAAAGAGGAAGAGGCCAAGCAGGCCGAAGAAAAGCAGCAAGCCAAGGAATTGCAGCAGGAGATTGCCCAGCAGATCGCGGGTGTCGCCGGCAAGCTCGCTGAAGGCCTGACGGTCACGGCGTCCGAAGGCGGCCTGTTGGTGAGCATCTCCGACCAGAACGACGACTCCATGTTCAACATCGGCTCTGCGGTGCCGCGGCAGGAAATGGTCCTCGCGATGCAGAAGATCGGTGCGATCCTGAAGCAGAGGGGAGGGGCTGTCGCCATCCGCGGCCATACGGACGGCCGGCAGTTCAAGGGCGATCTCAACGAGAACTGGCGTCTTTCGATGGATCGTGCCCAGAGCGCCTACTACATGCTTGTTCGCGGCGGCCTTGACGAGAAGCGTATTTCCCAGGTCTCCGGCTTCGCCGACCGTCGTCTGAAGCTGCCCGAGGCCCCCTACGACGCGTCAAACCGCCGGATCGAGATTCTCGTGCAGGCAGATCAAGGATAG
- the motC gene encoding chemotaxis protein MotC, with amino-acid sequence MTRRQHRYFRYAVFGLAMMSPAVGRAADAEDLAPYKMLRSLQFVQDSVVTGDHSAGEMQRFMLGKIDQRLRTVDPSVYDDDRNVDAALIYVMSGGNPQTLEYLVSHDINGYFDNRVTDVLRKYLSGKGLLVSRTLEETAKEYDGKKIGPYLALIGGNVLIATKPADALTMYDRARLNAPGTIVEEAALRRSLAICVEIGDVDKGLAYSQRYVRRFLHSPYASQFADLFVKLIVSHDHDVNPQTVVDILSFMDAPRQREVYLRVARAAAIAGKPDLARMAAQRVQSLGEGTDNPFGPLADFYNGMANVPTDDIDQAAKYIANISGASLSPQDQALQAAARSVAEQILRAPDPASLTQGSTPNSTNQEITSEQAAAATAAQPERAQAAAPEPVVEGTASAGSGGQDVDPSFTSFVTTNRSKLDEIDGLLAQEGK; translated from the coding sequence ATGACGCGCAGGCAGCATCGCTATTTCAGATATGCGGTCTTCGGTCTGGCGATGATGTCGCCCGCCGTCGGTCGTGCCGCGGATGCGGAAGATCTCGCGCCATACAAGATGCTGCGGTCCCTGCAGTTCGTTCAGGACTCGGTTGTAACAGGCGATCACTCCGCCGGTGAAATGCAGCGCTTCATGCTTGGCAAGATCGATCAGCGCCTGCGAACCGTCGATCCGTCCGTCTACGATGACGACCGCAATGTCGATGCGGCATTGATCTACGTGATGAGCGGCGGTAATCCGCAGACGCTGGAATATCTCGTTTCTCATGACATCAACGGTTACTTCGACAATCGCGTCACCGACGTGTTGCGGAAATATCTGAGCGGCAAGGGCCTGCTCGTCTCCAGGACGCTGGAAGAAACCGCCAAGGAATATGACGGCAAGAAGATCGGCCCCTATCTGGCGCTGATCGGTGGCAACGTGCTGATCGCCACAAAGCCAGCCGACGCCCTAACCATGTATGACAGGGCGCGGCTCAATGCGCCCGGCACCATCGTGGAAGAGGCAGCACTTCGCCGCTCGCTTGCCATCTGCGTGGAAATCGGAGATGTCGACAAGGGGCTTGCCTATTCGCAGCGCTATGTCCGACGCTTTCTTCATTCGCCCTATGCCAGCCAGTTTGCTGATCTCTTCGTGAAGCTGATCGTCAGCCACGACCATGATGTCAATCCGCAGACGGTTGTCGATATTCTGTCCTTCATGGATGCGCCGCGCCAGCGCGAGGTCTATCTGCGTGTCGCGCGCGCTGCCGCGATTGCCGGAAAGCCCGATCTCGCCCGTATGGCCGCCCAGCGCGTTCAGTCGCTGGGCGAGGGGACGGACAATCCTTTCGGACCGCTCGCCGATTTCTACAACGGTATGGCGAACGTTCCTACCGACGACATCGATCAGGCTGCCAAATATATCGCCAACATCTCCGGGGCGTCGCTCTCGCCACAGGACCAGGCGCTGCAGGCTGCTGCAAGATCCGTTGCCGAGCAGATATTGCGGGCTCCGGATCCGGCAAGCCTGACACAAGGCTCCACCCCTAATAGTACTAATCAAGAAATCACTTCTGAACAGGCTGCAGCCGCCACGGCTGCGCAACCGGAAAGAGCGCAGGCCGCTGCTCCGGAACCTGTTGTCGAAGGCACGGCTTCTGCTGGCTCGGGAGGCCAGGATGTCGATCCTTCATTCACCTCGTTCGTGACGACCAATCGATCCAAGCTCGACGAAATCGACGGTCTCCTGGCCCAAGAAGGCAAGTAA
- a CDS encoding flagellar hook-length control protein FliK, translating into MMDISVSGGAPGTGASASVGTGRQAGKGEVADRNGGFSDVLSKAGNADQDADTVDTSDPQAADETAAHNLRGRNPKPLIDLNDASLKGQVDVQPEIVADAGKMPVKSEKDQGKNNAVFGLGKPRAKEQAAETVAQTVVKPAKHTKTDELDGDTDIDAGAASEAGDGNITDVLGLLKQEPGNAAAVLQASAHHAVAKADNAAAGKKDAKAESVNGAKADAHVSDALAAVASHGNDVHVSGTENAEGVDGKTFRISRADGRGQTMDMQIGAEQPGSEKSTKTSVENVSVLESRRYLGLVQNPNSATVTAALSGDSEWAHAMQPSSALSNAAEWTSTGKVVNTLKIQMSPIDLGLVTATMRLSGDTLNVDLKVETGQAYRQLKEDHGKILEALRSQGYAVDNVTISMAPVERTDAGNQANSQGQASQQQSLAQQGQGQGGEARERQNQTAQQTDGGFNGVGGNGVENASAVDAGSSRSGSVYL; encoded by the coding sequence ATGATGGATATCAGCGTCTCGGGCGGAGCGCCCGGCACGGGTGCGTCTGCGTCCGTAGGAACCGGTAGGCAGGCCGGCAAGGGCGAGGTTGCCGATCGGAACGGTGGCTTCTCCGATGTCCTCTCCAAGGCCGGCAATGCCGATCAGGATGCAGATACCGTTGATACGTCCGACCCGCAGGCCGCTGACGAGACCGCCGCGCACAACCTGCGCGGCCGCAATCCGAAGCCGCTGATCGATCTGAACGACGCCTCGCTCAAGGGACAGGTAGACGTCCAGCCCGAAATTGTCGCAGACGCCGGCAAGATGCCTGTGAAGTCCGAAAAGGACCAGGGTAAGAACAATGCTGTCTTTGGGTTGGGCAAGCCGCGCGCCAAGGAGCAGGCAGCCGAGACCGTCGCGCAAACGGTGGTCAAGCCCGCCAAGCACACCAAGACTGATGAGCTTGATGGCGATACCGATATCGATGCAGGTGCGGCTAGCGAAGCCGGCGACGGCAATATTACCGATGTCCTCGGCCTTTTGAAGCAGGAGCCCGGTAATGCCGCGGCTGTCCTCCAGGCTTCCGCTCACCATGCCGTCGCGAAGGCGGACAACGCTGCGGCCGGCAAGAAAGACGCCAAGGCCGAAAGTGTAAACGGTGCCAAGGCTGATGCGCATGTGTCGGACGCATTGGCAGCCGTTGCCTCGCATGGCAATGACGTGCATGTGTCGGGAACGGAGAATGCTGAAGGTGTCGACGGGAAAACGTTCAGGATCAGCCGCGCCGATGGCCGTGGCCAGACGATGGACATGCAGATCGGCGCTGAACAGCCGGGCTCCGAGAAATCGACAAAGACGAGCGTTGAAAATGTTTCCGTTCTCGAATCTCGCCGCTATCTCGGCCTGGTACAGAATCCGAATTCCGCAACCGTGACAGCGGCACTTTCGGGCGACAGCGAATGGGCGCACGCCATGCAGCCGAGTTCTGCCCTGTCGAACGCCGCCGAATGGACGAGCACCGGCAAGGTGGTGAACACCCTCAAGATCCAGATGAGCCCGATCGATCTCGGCCTCGTCACGGCCACGATGCGTCTGTCAGGCGATACGCTGAACGTCGACCTCAAGGTCGAAACCGGCCAGGCTTACCGCCAACTCAAGGAAGATCACGGCAAGATTCTCGAGGCGCTGCGCAGCCAGGGCTACGCGGTCGATAACGTGACCATCAGCATGGCCCCCGTCGAGCGAACAGATGCCGGTAATCAGGCAAACAGCCAGGGACAGGCTTCCCAGCAGCAATCGCTTGCCCAGCAGGGGCAGGGCCAAGGCGGCGAGGCGCGCGAGCGCCAGAACCAGACAGCACAGCAGACGGATGGAGGCTTCAATGGTGTGGGCGGGAACGGTGTTGAGAACGCTTCTGCTGTCGATGCTGGCAGCAGCCGCTCTGGCAGCGTCTACCTCTAG